In Janthinobacterium sp. B9-8, the genomic stretch AATATCATCCGAGCAGATGATTAAATCGTGGCGGCGGGCGATGGCAATCAACTGGGTCAGCTCGTCCGTATTCCAAGCTCGGCCTACCGGATTATGCGGATGGCACAGCAGCAGCAGCTTGGTTTTAGGCGTGATCGCTGCTTCCAGCGCTGCAAAATCCCATTCCCATGCATTATTTTTTTGCAGCAAGGGCACGGTCAGCAGGCTGCGGTTGGATAGGCCCGGCGCACGTAAAAAGGGTGGGTAGATGGGCGTGGCGGTCAGCACTTCATCGCCCGCCTCGCCCACGGTGCGGCAAGCCAAGTTTAAACCTTGCACCAAACCCGGCAGCCAGACAATCCAACTGGCATCGATCTGCCAGCCGTAATGCTGCGCCGCGTAAGCCTGCACCGCCTCTACCAGACTATCTGGCGCATCGGTATATCCAAACACGCCATGCGCCACACGCTCTTGCAAGGCCGCCATAATGGAAACGGGGCTGGCAAAATCCATATCGGCCACCCACATCGGCAGGATGTCTTGCCCTGCGTATTTATTCCATTTCTGGCTGGAGGTCGCGCTGCGATCGATGGGTGTTTGGAAATCCATAACAAAATCCTTTTACAAAATAGTAAGCAAAGGATAACGGTTTAAGATGGCACTTGATAGCTACAGATCAGCATCAACAAGGGTATACAACTAGCAGCCTGTCGTACTTAAGCGATCGTAACGAGGGAAAGTCCGGTTTGAGACAGATTTAACGGATTTTTGAGGCGAATAGCTGGCTATTCAACGAAAAAATGCGTTATATATGGCCAAATCCGGCTTTTCCGCAGTAGATCAGCCTTAAGTCCGGCAGGCTGCTAAGCCGCCAACGCTTGTTCTAAATCAGCAAGCAAATCTTCAAGGCCTTCAATCCCCACTGACAGGCGAATCAAATTATCGCTAATTCCTAATTTAGCGCGGCGCTCTGCCGGCACCGAAGCATGCGTCATTCGCACAGGCTGGCTGATCAGGCTTTCTACACCGCCTAGGCTTTCTGCCAGGGTAAATAACTTGGTATGCGTCAGCACTTGATGCACATCGGCGTCATCCCCTTTCAGATAAAACGACACCACCCCACCACCGCCTGCCATTTGCGCTTTGGCCAGTGCATATTGCGGATGGCTTTCTAGGTAAGGGTATAAAACGCGCTCAACGCGCGGATGCTGCTCCAGCCACTGAGCAATGCGCAGGGCATTGTGATTATGCCGCTCCATACGGATCGCCAGCGTGCGTATGCCTCGCAGCGCTAAAAAGCTTTGAAATGGGTCGAGCACCGCGCCGATGGCATTTTGCAAAAAGCCCAGCTGCTCGGCTAGCTCGCTGTTCTCTCCCACCACCACCGCACCGGCGATCACGTCAGAATGACCATTTAAATATTTGGTTGCCGAATGCAGCACGATATCAACACCATGCTCCAGCGGCCGCTGCAAAGCAGGCGAAGCGAAAGTATTGTCGGCCACGGTAAGCAGGCTGTGCGCCTTGGCAATCGCCACAATGGCGCTTAAATCACTCAGGCGATTCAGCGGATTGGACGGCGTTTCAATCCAGATCATTTTAGTTTCTGGCTTGATGGCCGCTTGCAGCGCTTCCAGATCGCCAGTCGGCACATAAGTGACTGTTAAGCCTGCGGTACGCTGTTTTACTTTTTCAAATAAACGCCCGCTGCCACCATATAAATCATCTACCGCCACTAAGTGGCTATTTACCGGCAACAGCTCTAATACCGTAGTAATGGCGGCCATCCCTGATGCAAAAGCATAGCCACGCGTGCCGCCTTCTAAAGCGGCAATCGCTACTTCAAAAGCATCGCGCGTTGGATTACTGGAGCGCGAATATTCATACTGATCCGGCTGACCGGGGGATGGCTGACGGAAAGTGGACGAGGCGTAAATCGGGGTATTGATTGCACCCAGTGGATCGCGATGCAGGCCGCTGATGACAGCAAGCGTTTCAAATGTGCTCATGGGATGGCTCCTGGAGGCGTTAGTTTTTTAATCTTTAGATTTATGGAGAGCCTTTGCGGCGTGCTGCGCTCCTGCTGGGCGATGCAAACATCGCACGCGGCGCTTCGAGTACGCCCTACGCTCAATGTGCAGCTGGGCTTAAAGCAGCTTCACTCACAAACTTCTTGCGCCAGAAGGCCAGTAAATCGCTTTGGGTAATCAGGCCATAAAAGCGTTTTTTATCAGCAATCACAGCGATTTTGTCGTCATTAAACACTTGCAATAGGTCACGTAAGGACGTATCAGGAGCCAAGGTTTTAACATTGCTGCTCATGGCGGCGCGCACCGGCATGGCAAATTGCTGTGGCTCGCCGTGCACTGACAATAACAAATCCCATTCGTCGATAATGCCAACGATTTCGCCGTTCTCCAGCACCGGCATTTGCGATACATCGTTGCTGCGCATGCGCTGCCAAGCTTGGGAAAGCGACTCGTCAGGGTCGGCAATCAGTGTGGCACCGCTGGCGTGCGGGCGGCTGATCAGATCGGCCAGATTGCCCGCTTTAGCGTGCTCAATCATGCCCTGATCGATCATCCAGTGATCATTATACATTTTGCTTAAGTATTTATTGCCACTGTCACCAATAAATGTCACCACGCGTTTAGGCGTGGTTTGCTCGCGGCAATAACGTAGCGCAGCAGCCAGCAGCGTGCCGGAAGATGCTCCGGCAAATAAGCCTTCGGCCTGCAGCAGGGCGCGGCCGGTTTCAAAGCTTTCTTTATCGCTGATCCGGTAGCTGCGTTTAATTGCGCCACCTTCAAATTGTGGCGGGACAAAGTCTTCGCCAATCCCTTCCACCAGCCAGCTGCCTGCCGTGCCAAATGCGCCGGTTTCTACATAATCCGCCAGAATCGAGCCAACTGGATCGGCCAGCACAAACTCAGTTTGCGGGGAGGCTTTGGCAAAAAAACGCGATAGCCCAGTTAATGTGCCACTAGAGCCAACGCCCACCACTACCGCATCCACTTTTTCATCAAGCTGCCGCCATATTTCTGGCCCTGTGGTTTTTTCATGCGCGGCGGGGTTGGCCGGATTAGTAAACTGATCGATGTAAAACGCGCCTGGAATCGATTGCGCCACGCGGCGAGCTTTATCCTGATAATAATCAGGGTGGCCCTTGCCCACATCAGAGCGGGTCAGAATCACTTCTGCCCCCAGCGCCTGCAAGTTCAGTACTTTTTCGCGGCTCATTTTATCGGGCACCACCAATACAGTGCGATAGCCCTTGCGCCCCGCCACCAAAGCAAGCCCCAGGCCGGTATTACCCGCAGTCGCTTCAACAATCGTGCCGCCGGGCTTAAGCTGCCCGTTTTGCTCGGCCGCTTCAATCATCGACAATGCAACCCGATCTTTAATCGAGCCACCCGGATTCTGGTTTTCCAGCTTAATAAACAGCCGGCACAAGCCTG encodes the following:
- a CDS encoding MalY/PatB family protein; its protein translation is MDFQTPIDRSATSSQKWNKYAGQDILPMWVADMDFASPVSIMAALQERVAHGVFGYTDAPDSLVEAVQAYAAQHYGWQIDASWIVWLPGLVQGLNLACRTVGEAGDEVLTATPIYPPFLRAPGLSNRSLLTVPLLQKNNAWEWDFAALEAAITPKTKLLLLCHPHNPVGRAWNTDELTQLIAIARRHDLIICSDDIHCDLLLAEGLKHQPLAALDASFAAQTITLLAPSKTWNIAGLGCSLAVIPDPALRARFQKQMAGIVPSVNLLAFTAAEAAYRDDGIWHAELIATLRANRDVLLDWFAGSERLKITLPEATYLAWIDASALGPINPLPHFEALGVGLSDGRDFGLPGFVRLNFGCPSVTLKAALKRIESLR
- a CDS encoding trans-sulfuration enzyme family protein, giving the protein MSTFETLAVISGLHRDPLGAINTPIYASSTFRQPSPGQPDQYEYSRSSNPTRDAFEVAIAALEGGTRGYAFASGMAAITTVLELLPVNSHLVAVDDLYGGSGRLFEKVKQRTAGLTVTYVPTGDLEALQAAIKPETKMIWIETPSNPLNRLSDLSAIVAIAKAHSLLTVADNTFASPALQRPLEHGVDIVLHSATKYLNGHSDVIAGAVVVGENSELAEQLGFLQNAIGAVLDPFQSFLALRGIRTLAIRMERHNHNALRIAQWLEQHPRVERVLYPYLESHPQYALAKAQMAGGGGVVSFYLKGDDADVHQVLTHTKLFTLAESLGGVESLISQPVRMTHASVPAERRAKLGISDNLIRLSVGIEGLEDLLADLEQALAA
- a CDS encoding pyridoxal-phosphate dependent enzyme; this translates as MSSASILSLIGNTPIVEITQLDTGLCRLFIKLENQNPGGSIKDRVALSMIEAAEQNGQLKPGGTIVEATAGNTGLGLALVAGRKGYRTVLVVPDKMSREKVLNLQALGAEVILTRSDVGKGHPDYYQDKARRVAQSIPGAFYIDQFTNPANPAAHEKTTGPEIWRQLDEKVDAVVVGVGSSGTLTGLSRFFAKASPQTEFVLADPVGSILADYVETGAFGTAGSWLVEGIGEDFVPPQFEGGAIKRSYRISDKESFETGRALLQAEGLFAGASSGTLLAAALRYCREQTTPKRVVTFIGDSGNKYLSKMYNDHWMIDQGMIEHAKAGNLADLISRPHASGATLIADPDESLSQAWQRMRSNDVSQMPVLENGEIVGIIDEWDLLLSVHGEPQQFAMPVRAAMSSNVKTLAPDTSLRDLLQVFNDDKIAVIADKKRFYGLITQSDLLAFWRKKFVSEAALSPAAH